One genomic region from Skermania piniformis encodes:
- the hpt gene encoding hypoxanthine phosphoribosyltransferase, with amino-acid sequence MYAGDIASVLQSEQAIRARVAELAAEIAERYPAGDPAGDLLLVGVLKGAIFFITDLARALPVPTQLEFMAVSSYGSATSSSGVVRILKDLDRDIAGRNVLIVEDIIDSGLTLSWLIRNLSSRSPASLQVVTLLRKPDAVRAEVDVQYIGFDIPNEFVVGYGLDYAERYRDLPYIGTLDPKVYTP; translated from the coding sequence ATCTACGCTGGTGATATCGCTTCGGTACTGCAGTCCGAGCAGGCGATCCGAGCCCGGGTAGCCGAGCTGGCCGCCGAGATCGCCGAGCGGTACCCCGCCGGTGATCCGGCCGGCGACCTGCTGCTGGTCGGCGTGCTCAAGGGCGCGATCTTCTTCATCACCGACCTGGCCCGGGCCTTGCCGGTGCCGACCCAACTGGAATTCATGGCGGTCAGCTCGTACGGTTCGGCCACCTCGTCGTCCGGGGTGGTCCGCATCCTGAAAGATCTGGACCGCGACATCGCCGGCCGGAACGTGCTGATCGTCGAGGACATCATCGATTCCGGGCTGACGCTGTCCTGGCTGATCCGCAACCTGTCCAGCCGCAGCCCGGCATCGCTGCAGGTGGTGACGTTGTTGCGCAAGCCGGATGCGGTCCGCGCCGAGGTGGACGTGCAGTACATCGGGTTCGATATTCCGAACGAGTTCGTCGTCGGCTACGGCCTGGACTACGCCGAGCGCTACCGCGACCTGCCCTATATCGGCACGCTCGACCCGAAGGTCTACACCCCGTAG
- a CDS encoding aldehyde dehydrogenase family protein: protein MTTSAPQIDRTADEPNVIEVPNPADGTIVGKVQIDTAETVTTKVADLRRHQPAWAALGPSGRKDWLLKFQDWIFDNADRITATVQSESGKARVDASVEPLFVADLIGYYARNAEKFLAEQHPTPHNPLAKVKKLTTVYRPYPVVGVITPWNFPFAMPGLDVIPALTAGAAVLLKPSEVTPLSAVEFARGWTEIGAPPVLALATGRGGTGAAVVENVDYVQFTGSTRTGRSIAKACAERLLPYSLELGGKDPAIVLADADIDRAAAGIAYGGMFNSGQVCISIERVYVEAPVYQEFVDKLTRNVAELRQGQDGKDIEHDVGAMATQTQRDIVARHVDEAVAAGAQVVVGGKPTGVGTFFEPTVLVDVTQDMSCVQEETFGPTLPVIKVADADEAIRLANDSQYGLSATVWTGDRNRGEQIARRLDVGAVNINDAFANLFSYALPMGGWKDSGVGARWGGAAGLLKYCRVQAITTPRLPTQTKELLWFPYSPAKVGVAFGVMRAAGARGLRKLGLSR from the coding sequence ATGACCACAAGCGCACCGCAGATCGATCGCACGGCCGACGAGCCGAACGTGATCGAGGTGCCCAACCCGGCCGACGGCACGATCGTCGGCAAGGTCCAGATCGACACTGCGGAGACCGTGACGACCAAGGTCGCCGATCTGCGTCGGCATCAGCCGGCCTGGGCGGCGCTGGGCCCGAGCGGGCGCAAGGACTGGCTGCTGAAGTTCCAGGACTGGATCTTCGACAACGCGGACCGGATCACCGCAACCGTCCAGTCCGAATCCGGCAAGGCGCGGGTGGACGCCAGTGTCGAGCCGCTGTTCGTCGCGGATCTGATCGGCTACTACGCGCGCAACGCCGAGAAGTTCCTCGCCGAGCAGCACCCGACCCCGCACAATCCGCTGGCCAAGGTGAAGAAGCTGACCACGGTGTACCGGCCGTACCCGGTGGTCGGCGTGATCACCCCGTGGAACTTCCCGTTCGCGATGCCCGGCCTGGACGTGATCCCCGCCTTGACGGCGGGCGCCGCGGTCCTGCTCAAGCCGTCCGAGGTCACCCCGCTGTCGGCGGTCGAGTTCGCCCGCGGCTGGACCGAGATCGGAGCCCCGCCGGTGCTGGCCCTGGCCACCGGCCGGGGCGGCACCGGTGCGGCCGTGGTGGAGAACGTGGACTACGTGCAGTTCACCGGTTCCACCCGAACCGGCCGCTCGATCGCGAAGGCCTGTGCCGAACGGCTGCTGCCGTACAGCTTGGAACTCGGCGGCAAAGATCCGGCGATCGTGCTGGCCGACGCCGATATCGATCGCGCGGCGGCCGGCATCGCCTACGGCGGGATGTTCAACTCCGGCCAGGTGTGTATCTCGATCGAGCGGGTCTACGTCGAGGCGCCGGTCTACCAGGAGTTCGTCGACAAGCTCACCCGCAACGTCGCCGAGCTGCGTCAGGGCCAGGACGGCAAGGACATCGAGCACGATGTCGGCGCGATGGCCACGCAAACGCAACGCGACATCGTCGCCCGGCACGTCGACGAGGCGGTCGCGGCGGGAGCGCAGGTGGTGGTCGGCGGCAAGCCCACCGGGGTCGGTACCTTCTTCGAGCCGACCGTGCTGGTGGACGTCACCCAGGACATGAGTTGCGTGCAGGAGGAGACGTTCGGGCCGACCCTGCCGGTGATCAAGGTCGCCGACGCCGACGAAGCGATCCGACTGGCCAACGACTCGCAGTACGGGCTGTCCGCCACGGTGTGGACCGGGGACCGGAACCGCGGCGAGCAGATCGCCCGCCGGCTCGACGTCGGCGCCGTCAACATCAACGACGCCTTCGCCAACCTGTTCAGCTACGCCCTGCCGATGGGCGGGTGGAAGGACTCCGGGGTCGGCGCCCGGTGGGGCGGCGCGGCCGGCCTACTCAAGTACTGCCGGGTGCAGGCGATCACCACCCCGCGGCTGCCCACCCAAACCAAGGAACTGCTCTGGTTCCCGTATTCACCGGCCAAGGTGGGCGTCGCGTTCGGCGTGATGCGCGCGGCCGGCGCCCGGGGCCTGCGCAAGCTCGGACTGTCCCGATGA
- a CDS encoding SDR family oxidoreductase — protein MSRTTPATPTVAGKVVVITGGARGIGLATARKLHADGARVAIGDVDEATVKTTGADLGLEVAGLLDVTAEESFDAFLDQVERTLGPIDVLVNNAGIMPLGRLADEPDAVTRRVLDINVYGVILGSKLALRRMLARGSGHVINVASLAGKTPMAGAATYCASKYAVLGFTDTLRMEYHGTGVEFSAVLPTFTNTELIAGTAKPRLLRNAEPHEVAAAVADLILHPRPEVAVTRIAGVLVDSQNFVPRRVSERLGRMLGVDHAFTDDVDPVARRSYEDRARGV, from the coding sequence ATGAGCCGGACCACCCCGGCGACGCCCACCGTGGCCGGCAAGGTCGTCGTGATCACCGGCGGCGCGCGCGGGATCGGCCTGGCGACCGCCCGCAAGCTGCACGCGGACGGCGCCCGGGTGGCCATCGGGGACGTCGACGAAGCGACGGTGAAGACGACCGGCGCCGATCTCGGCCTGGAGGTCGCCGGCCTGCTGGACGTCACCGCCGAAGAGTCCTTCGACGCCTTCCTGGACCAGGTCGAACGCACCCTGGGACCGATCGACGTGCTGGTCAACAACGCCGGGATCATGCCGCTCGGCAGGTTGGCCGACGAACCGGACGCGGTCACCCGGCGGGTGCTCGACATCAACGTCTACGGGGTGATCCTCGGCTCCAAGCTGGCGCTGCGGCGGATGCTGGCGCGCGGTTCCGGCCACGTGATCAACGTCGCGTCACTGGCCGGGAAGACACCGATGGCCGGCGCGGCGACCTACTGTGCGTCGAAATACGCGGTGCTCGGCTTCACCGACACGTTGCGGATGGAGTACCACGGCACCGGGGTGGAGTTCTCGGCAGTGTTGCCGACCTTCACCAACACCGAGCTGATCGCCGGAACCGCGAAACCACGGCTGTTGCGCAACGCCGAACCGCACGAGGTGGCGGCGGCGGTCGCCGATCTGATATTGCACCCACGGCCGGAGGTTGCGGTGACCCGGATCGCCGGCGTGCTGGTCGACTCGCAGAACTTCGTGCCGCGGCGGGTGAGCGAGCGGTTGGGTCGGATGCTCGGGGTCGATCACGCGTTCACCGACGACGTCGACCCGGTGGCGCGGCGCAGCTACGAGGACCGGGCGCGCGGCGTCTGA
- a CDS encoding zinc-dependent metalloprotease has product MMSGNGPETGRQTDGEARRALGDAVDWTVAARVGARLGPRGPAMSRYTADQVHDELAVAAVRAQDPVREVTGLAGGLVLSDAEVTDRPGWVRIAARSMGALAGATDTPPGGGTGIGAKVAGVQAGGMLAFLSGAILGQYDPFGRAGGVLALVAPNVVGVERALAVPPADFRLWVCVHEVTHQVQFAASQWLADYMQESVALLGDVGAEPVTDLAGRVLTAVRGGTGADGDGADGESPGGVVGVLRATLPHSQRIALDRLLVLGTLLEGHADHVMDAVGPAVVPSVSQIRAAFDARRQQPRGLVQRLIRALLGMDAKMQQYVRGKAFVDAVVTQVGMAEFNTVWSGPETLPLPAEIEAPQQWISRVLD; this is encoded by the coding sequence ATGATGAGCGGGAACGGGCCGGAGACCGGCCGGCAGACCGACGGCGAGGCCCGGCGCGCCCTGGGTGATGCGGTCGACTGGACGGTGGCGGCGCGGGTCGGGGCGCGGCTCGGTCCGCGCGGGCCGGCGATGTCGCGCTACACCGCCGACCAGGTACACGACGAACTCGCGGTCGCCGCGGTCCGGGCGCAGGACCCGGTGCGCGAGGTGACCGGTCTGGCCGGCGGGCTGGTGCTGTCCGACGCGGAGGTGACCGACCGGCCGGGCTGGGTGCGGATTGCTGCCCGGTCGATGGGCGCGCTCGCCGGTGCCACGGACACGCCGCCGGGTGGCGGCACCGGTATCGGGGCGAAGGTCGCGGGGGTGCAGGCCGGCGGGATGCTGGCGTTCCTGTCCGGCGCGATCCTCGGCCAGTACGACCCGTTCGGCCGCGCGGGCGGGGTGCTGGCGCTGGTCGCGCCGAACGTGGTCGGGGTGGAGCGGGCACTCGCCGTGCCGCCGGCCGATTTCCGGCTCTGGGTGTGTGTGCACGAGGTGACCCACCAGGTGCAGTTCGCGGCCTCGCAGTGGTTGGCCGACTACATGCAGGAATCGGTGGCGCTGCTCGGCGACGTCGGTGCCGAACCGGTCACCGACCTGGCCGGTCGGGTGCTGACCGCGGTCCGGGGCGGCACCGGGGCCGACGGCGACGGTGCGGACGGCGAGTCGCCGGGCGGGGTGGTCGGCGTGCTGCGCGCCACGTTGCCGCACAGCCAGCGGATCGCGCTGGACCGGCTACTGGTGCTCGGCACGCTGTTGGAGGGCCACGCCGATCACGTGATGGACGCGGTCGGCCCGGCGGTCGTGCCGTCGGTGTCGCAGATCCGCGCCGCGTTCGACGCCCGCCGTCAGCAACCGCGTGGCCTGGTGCAGCGGCTGATCCGGGCGCTGCTCGGCATGGACGCCAAGATGCAGCAGTACGTGCGGGGCAAGGCGTTCGTCGACGCAGTGGTAACCCAGGTGGGAATGGCCGAGTTCAACACCGTGTGGTCGGGTCCGGAGACGTTGCCGTTGCCGGCCGAGATCGAAGCTCCGCAACAGTGGATCAGCCGGGTCCTCGACTAG
- the ftsH gene encoding ATP-dependent zinc metalloprotease FtsH encodes MNRKTVFRNLAIIAGILLVIYAFSYFGNDTRDWKSVDTSVAVAQLQSKNVDKVRIDDREQQLRLTLKSGNESTGNATQIIATYPNAAADSIFQTVQNSGATEYDTKVTQESWFTQILLFVLPMVILLGLFVFVMGRMQGGGRGGVMGFGKSKAKQLAKDMPKTTFADVAGADEAVEELYEIKDFLQNPARYQALGAKIPKGVLLYGPPGTGKTLLARAVAGEAGVPFFTISGSDFVEMFVGVGASRVRDLFEQAKQNSPCIIFVDEIDAVGRQRGAGLGGGHDEREQTLNQLLVEMDGFGDRTGIILIAATNRPDILDPALLRPGRFDRQIPVGAPDLAGRRAILRVHSQGKPIAPDADLEGLAKRTVGMSGADLANVINEAALLTARENGTLITSAALEESVDRVIGGPRRKSRIISEHEKKITAYHEGGHTLAAWAMPDIEQVYKVTILARGRTGGHAMTVPEDDKGMMTRSEMIARLVMAMGGRAAEELVFHEPTTGAASDIDQATKIARSMVTEYGMSARLGAVRYGEDQGDPFLGRTMGTAPDYSHEVAREIDEEVRNLIEAAHTEAWAILNEYRDVLDVLAAQLLERETLHRKDLEQIFTSVEKRPRITAFNDFGDRVPSDKPPVKTPRELAVERGEPFPPIPVPSVPRDTPGNGYPMPREYRVPPNGHPSPGHPVRGEPAAAAPARGSRPDYGAPANWSAPGWPPPDPEPERNPESSAADGGAHRWAEPTAEWPGPRPSAWPDPDSDRDSNRDSESESENAAWSGPHQPLNIPDRLAGQHARVDTDPLLDSWPGGSAYRNGDSYPDRRDYPDDPDADNSGRRR; translated from the coding sequence ATGAACCGCAAGACCGTTTTTCGGAACCTGGCGATCATCGCCGGCATCTTGCTGGTGATCTACGCGTTCAGCTACTTCGGTAACGACACTCGGGACTGGAAAAGTGTCGACACGTCGGTCGCTGTCGCGCAATTGCAGAGCAAGAACGTCGACAAGGTCCGGATCGACGATCGCGAGCAACAACTCCGGCTCACGCTGAAGAGCGGTAACGAGTCCACCGGCAACGCCACGCAGATCATCGCGACCTATCCGAACGCGGCGGCGGATTCGATCTTCCAGACGGTGCAGAACTCCGGCGCCACCGAATACGACACCAAGGTGACCCAGGAGAGCTGGTTCACCCAGATCTTGCTGTTCGTGCTGCCGATGGTGATCCTGCTCGGTTTGTTCGTGTTCGTGATGGGCCGGATGCAAGGCGGCGGTCGGGGCGGGGTGATGGGCTTCGGCAAGTCGAAGGCCAAGCAGTTGGCCAAGGACATGCCCAAGACCACGTTCGCCGATGTCGCCGGCGCCGACGAGGCGGTCGAAGAGCTCTACGAGATCAAGGACTTCCTGCAGAACCCGGCTCGCTACCAGGCGCTGGGCGCGAAGATTCCGAAGGGCGTGCTGCTCTACGGCCCGCCCGGCACCGGTAAGACGCTGTTGGCGCGCGCGGTCGCGGGCGAGGCCGGCGTGCCGTTCTTCACCATCTCCGGGTCCGATTTCGTCGAGATGTTCGTCGGGGTCGGCGCCTCCCGCGTGCGCGACCTGTTCGAGCAGGCCAAGCAGAACAGCCCGTGCATCATCTTCGTCGACGAGATCGACGCGGTCGGTCGGCAGCGCGGCGCCGGGCTGGGCGGCGGGCACGACGAACGTGAGCAGACGCTGAACCAGCTGTTGGTCGAGATGGACGGATTCGGTGATCGCACCGGAATCATCCTGATCGCGGCGACCAACCGGCCGGACATCCTGGACCCGGCATTGCTGCGCCCGGGCCGGTTCGACCGGCAGATCCCGGTCGGCGCGCCGGACCTCGCCGGCCGCCGGGCGATCCTGCGGGTGCATTCGCAGGGCAAGCCGATCGCGCCGGACGCCGACCTCGAGGGTCTGGCCAAGCGCACGGTGGGGATGTCCGGTGCCGACCTGGCCAACGTGATCAACGAGGCGGCCCTGCTCACCGCGCGGGAGAACGGCACCTTGATCACCAGCGCCGCGCTGGAGGAGTCGGTCGACCGGGTGATCGGCGGCCCGCGGCGCAAGAGCCGGATCATCAGCGAGCACGAGAAGAAGATCACCGCCTATCACGAGGGTGGGCACACCCTGGCGGCGTGGGCGATGCCGGACATCGAGCAGGTGTACAAGGTCACGATCCTGGCCCGCGGTCGCACCGGCGGGCACGCGATGACGGTGCCCGAGGACGACAAGGGCATGATGACCCGCTCGGAGATGATCGCCCGCCTGGTGATGGCGATGGGTGGCCGCGCGGCCGAGGAGCTGGTTTTCCACGAGCCGACCACCGGCGCCGCCTCGGACATCGACCAGGCCACCAAGATCGCCCGATCGATGGTCACCGAGTACGGGATGAGCGCTCGGCTCGGCGCGGTCCGGTACGGCGAAGATCAGGGTGACCCGTTCCTGGGCCGGACGATGGGCACCGCGCCGGACTACTCGCACGAGGTCGCCCGGGAGATCGACGAAGAAGTGCGCAACCTGATCGAGGCGGCGCACACCGAGGCATGGGCGATCCTGAACGAGTACCGGGACGTGCTGGACGTGCTCGCCGCACAGTTGCTGGAACGGGAGACGCTGCACCGCAAAGACCTGGAACAGATCTTCACGTCGGTGGAGAAGCGGCCGCGGATCACCGCGTTCAACGATTTCGGCGACCGGGTGCCCTCGGACAAGCCACCGGTGAAGACGCCGCGCGAGCTGGCGGTCGAGCGCGGCGAGCCGTTCCCGCCGATCCCGGTCCCGAGTGTGCCGCGGGACACGCCGGGCAACGGTTACCCGATGCCGCGTGAGTACCGCGTCCCGCCCAACGGCCATCCGAGTCCCGGTCATCCCGTGCGCGGTGAGCCGGCTGCCGCGGCCCCCGCGCGCGGCTCCCGGCCCGACTACGGTGCGCCGGCGAATTGGTCCGCCCCGGGCTGGCCGCCGCCGGACCCGGAGCCGGAACGGAACCCGGAGTCGTCTGCGGCCGACGGTGGCGCACACCGGTGGGCCGAGCCCACGGCCGAATGGCCCGGTCCGCGCCCGTCGGCCTGGCCCGATCCGGATTCGGATCGGGACTCGAATCGGGATTCGGAGTCGGAGTCGGAGAACGCTGCCTGGTCCGGGCCGCACCAGCCGCTGAACATCCCGGATCGGCTCGCCGGTCAGCATGCGCGGGTGGACACCGACCCACTGCTCGACAGTTGGCCGGGCGGTAGCGCGTATCGCAACGGCGACAGCTATCCGGATCGGCGCGACTACCCCGATGATCCGGATGCCGACAACTCGGGCCGACGACGCTGA
- a CDS encoding LysR family transcriptional regulator: MDVHLRDLRYFVAVAEELHFTNAAQRLEVAQPTLSRQIRQLEKQLDTVLFDRDQRSVALTRAGRELLVGARKVLADWDQTDEGLRRTDRVLQIGIHPAGEHGLLPRFEEESGVRLVPYAASGIDRTSGLADHRADLALVWLPLPDPDRYRWIVLQSQQQWVLLAEGHRLAAAEEIDAGDLEKLSQVGGERTEDQLEELTRGHGILLLPRDSVALYRWPGVAARPVSGLPPTELALAWRADDDRELVRAVVDAATAAPDDQTPRARSS, from the coding sequence ATGGATGTCCATCTGCGTGATCTACGTTACTTCGTCGCAGTTGCTGAAGAATTGCACTTCACCAATGCGGCGCAGCGATTGGAGGTGGCGCAGCCGACGTTGTCGCGGCAGATCCGACAGCTGGAGAAGCAACTGGACACCGTCTTGTTCGATCGCGATCAGCGCAGCGTGGCGCTGACCCGGGCCGGGCGGGAACTACTGGTCGGGGCCCGGAAGGTGCTCGCCGACTGGGACCAGACCGACGAGGGCCTACGGCGGACCGACCGGGTGTTGCAAATCGGTATCCACCCAGCCGGCGAACACGGACTGCTGCCCCGGTTCGAGGAGGAGAGCGGTGTTCGGCTGGTCCCCTACGCCGCTTCGGGAATCGACCGGACCAGCGGCCTGGCCGACCATCGTGCCGACCTTGCGCTGGTCTGGCTGCCGCTACCGGACCCCGACCGGTACCGCTGGATCGTGCTGCAGTCACAGCAACAATGGGTGCTGTTGGCGGAGGGGCATCGGCTGGCCGCGGCCGAGGAGATCGACGCGGGCGATCTCGAGAAACTGTCCCAGGTCGGCGGCGAGCGCACCGAGGATCAGCTGGAGGAGCTCACCCGCGGGCACGGCATTCTGCTGCTGCCCCGCGACAGTGTCGCGTTGTACCGCTGGCCGGGCGTGGCGGCGCGCCCGGTCAGCGGCCTGCCGCCGACCGAACTGGCGCTGGCCTGGCGGGCCGACGACGACCGGGAACTGGTCCGGGCCGTGGTCGACGCCGCGACGGCCGCGCCCGATGATCAGACGCCGCGCGCCCGGTCCTCGTAG
- the tilS gene encoding tRNA lysidine(34) synthetase TilS has protein sequence MDQPGPRLAETPAVSALRQAVRRWLAEYAAGRSVGVALSGGADSTALTAAAVAEAGSVTALVVDHGLQSDSAAVAAQAAATARELGCVAARVLPVRVGRAGGPEAAARRARYAALDAARAGSPVLFGHTLDDQAESVLLGLGRGSGPRSIQGMRPFDPPWGRPLLAVRRTVTRQACADLGVTPYEDPHNSAPEFTRVRLRTEALPLLEQILGGGVAPALARTATQLQEDGAVLDAAAVELLTNAGAGAGLSVAVLAAAPPAVRRRTVRAWLRGAGVTASTDRHLRAVDRLVTDWHGQGPVAVGGAGTGARLVVARRHGRLALERAVVS, from the coding sequence GTGGATCAGCCGGGTCCTCGACTAGCCGAGACGCCGGCGGTGTCGGCGCTGCGGCAGGCGGTGCGGCGGTGGCTGGCCGAGTATGCGGCCGGCCGGTCGGTCGGGGTAGCGCTGTCCGGGGGGGCCGACTCGACCGCGCTGACCGCCGCCGCGGTCGCCGAGGCCGGGTCGGTCACCGCGTTGGTGGTCGATCACGGATTGCAGTCGGACTCGGCCGCGGTCGCCGCGCAGGCGGCGGCGACCGCGCGGGAACTGGGCTGTGTTGCTGCTCGGGTGCTCCCGGTCCGGGTGGGCCGCGCTGGCGGCCCCGAGGCGGCGGCCCGACGGGCTCGCTACGCCGCGCTCGACGCAGCCCGCGCCGGATCCCCGGTCCTGTTCGGCCATACCCTCGACGACCAGGCCGAATCGGTACTGCTGGGGCTCGGCCGCGGCTCCGGCCCGCGCTCGATCCAGGGGATGCGGCCGTTCGACCCGCCGTGGGGCCGGCCGTTGCTAGCCGTTCGCCGCACGGTTACCCGGCAGGCGTGCGCAGACCTGGGGGTGACTCCCTACGAAGACCCGCACAACAGCGCACCCGAGTTCACCCGGGTGCGGCTGCGCACCGAGGCGTTGCCGCTGCTGGAACAGATCCTCGGTGGCGGCGTCGCGCCCGCCCTGGCCCGGACCGCGACCCAGCTGCAGGAGGACGGCGCGGTGCTCGACGCCGCTGCCGTCGAGCTGCTGACGAACGCCGGCGCCGGCGCCGGGCTGTCGGTCGCAGTGCTGGCCGCGGCCCCGCCGGCGGTGCGACGGCGCACGGTGCGCGCCTGGCTGCGCGGTGCCGGCGTCACCGCGTCCACCGACCGGCACCTGCGGGCGGTGGATCGGCTGGTCACGGACTGGCACGGGCAGGGCCCGGTCGCGGTCGGCGGCGCCGGGACGGGCGCGCGGTTGGTCGTGGCCAGGCGGCATGGCAGGCTGGCGCTGGAACGCGCCGTCGTGAGCTGA
- a CDS encoding TerC family protein produces MDVPTWVWFGTIAAIAGLLVFDYVFHVRKAHIPTLREASIWSAIYVGVAIVFGIGVLVFGGRQMGTEYFAGWVTEKALSVDNLFVFLVIMGSFKVPREDQQKVLLFGITFALVARSVFIAAGAALITTFAWTFYLFGLILLVTAGNLLKSDDHDDDADNVVVRIARRIFHTTDYYDGDKLFTRVNGRRALTPMLLVMVAIGGTDLLFALDSIPAIFGLTENVYVVFTATAFSLLGLRQLYFLIDGLLDRLVYLSYGLAVILGWIGVKLILHALHENNLPFINNGEHVDVVEIPTWLSLAVIVAVLVVTIVASLTSPKGRALSAIRGARRHAADYLDLGYTADAGERERVYAKLRAEEKVLRALPEKYRNELRTEEKDLLELIQQVHRQHG; encoded by the coding sequence ATGGACGTCCCCACCTGGGTCTGGTTCGGCACGATCGCCGCTATCGCGGGGTTGCTTGTCTTCGACTACGTCTTCCACGTACGTAAAGCGCATATCCCGACCTTGCGCGAGGCGTCGATCTGGTCGGCGATCTACGTCGGCGTCGCGATCGTCTTCGGCATCGGCGTTCTGGTGTTCGGTGGCCGCCAGATGGGTACCGAGTACTTCGCCGGATGGGTGACCGAGAAGGCGCTCTCGGTCGACAACCTTTTCGTGTTCCTGGTGATCATGGGGAGCTTCAAGGTGCCCCGCGAGGATCAGCAGAAGGTTTTGCTGTTCGGCATCACCTTCGCGTTGGTCGCCCGGTCGGTGTTCATCGCGGCCGGCGCGGCGCTGATCACGACTTTCGCCTGGACCTTCTACCTGTTCGGGTTGATCCTGCTGGTCACCGCGGGCAACTTGCTGAAGTCGGACGACCACGACGACGACGCGGACAACGTGGTCGTGCGGATCGCCCGCCGAATCTTCCACACCACCGATTACTACGACGGCGACAAGCTGTTCACGAGGGTGAACGGTCGCCGCGCGCTGACCCCGATGTTGCTGGTTATGGTCGCGATCGGTGGCACGGATCTGCTCTTCGCGCTCGACTCGATTCCGGCGATCTTCGGTTTGACCGAGAACGTCTATGTGGTGTTCACCGCGACGGCGTTCTCTCTGCTCGGACTCCGGCAGCTCTACTTCCTGATCGACGGGCTGCTCGATCGCCTGGTGTATCTGTCCTACGGCCTTGCGGTGATCCTCGGGTGGATCGGGGTAAAGCTGATCTTGCATGCCCTGCACGAGAACAACCTGCCGTTCATCAACAACGGCGAGCACGTCGATGTCGTCGAGATCCCGACGTGGCTCTCGCTTGCGGTGATCGTGGCGGTGCTGGTGGTGACCATCGTCGCATCGCTGACCAGCCCGAAGGGTCGGGCGCTGAGCGCCATCCGCGGTGCCCGCCGCCATGCCGCGGACTATCTCGATCTCGGCTACACCGCGGACGCCGGGGAACGCGAGCGGGTCTACGCCAAGCTGCGGGCCGAGGAGAAGGTGTTGCGGGCGCTGCCGGAGAAGTACCGGAACGAGCTGCGGACCGAGGAGAAGGATCTGCTGGAACTGATTCAGCAGGTCCACCGGCAACACGGATAG
- a CDS encoding DUF2277 domain-containing protein, with product MCRNITALRGLEPAATPEEITAAALQYVRKVGGLSAVSATNRAAVDRAVAEIAATTTRLLDELPERRVPPKDVPPLRRIRQV from the coding sequence ATGTGCCGCAACATCACCGCGCTGCGCGGCCTGGAGCCCGCGGCGACGCCGGAAGAGATCACCGCAGCTGCGCTGCAATACGTCCGCAAGGTCGGTGGGTTGTCGGCTGTGTCGGCGACCAATCGCGCCGCGGTGGACCGGGCGGTCGCCGAGATCGCCGCAACCACCACCCGACTGCTCGACGAACTGCCCGAGCGGCGGGTGCCGCCGAAGGACGTACCACCGCTGCGCCGAATCCGGCAAGTGTGA